From a region of the Rhodococcus sp. 4CII genome:
- a CDS encoding non-ribosomal peptide synthetase: MELSYGELDEWSNRWARVLVGWGVGPEVVVGVAVPRSVELVVAVWAVVKSGGVFVPVDVGLPGVRVGELLVDSGAVVGLSVSGVVLPSVVEWLRVDDGSVVEGVSGAAIGEGERSGRLGVGNAVYVMYTSGSSGRPKGVVVTHGGLANLVEEVRVRFGLGVGCRVSHVASVGFDASVYEWLMAFSVGACLVVAPPGVVGGGVLGEWLDAEGVTHCFVTPSVLASVESGGLGSVRVLVVAGEVCGPELVARWGSGREMFDAYGPTEVTVQATVSGALVPGGPVTVGGPAVGVEVVVLDGWLRPVPVGVVGELYVGGVGLARGYVGCAGLTAGSFVANPFGGVGSRLYRTGDLVRWDGLGSLVFVGRADFQVKVRGQRVELGEVESVLVSCPGVARAVVVVGEGGRLVGYVVADVGVVVDPGVVVEFAGSVLPGFMVPSVVVVLGELPVTVAGKVDRAALPAPQAPVRRFRPPSTPFEAVVADVFGDVLDVDPVGADDDFFHLGGDSLSATRVVARVDAALGVDVGVHALFEAPTVLAFAERAAKAVVRTDRPELRAVPRPERIPLSLAQTRMWFLNQFDTTSPAYNIAMAFRLTGALDLDALRTAVADVVTRHESLRTRFPMSGTEPVQVILPAGDAVPVLPVTTVHGDAELHDLLAAAVSQGFDVTQQIPLRAVVFETSATDRVLLVVVHHIVADGVSMVPLARDMMTAYTARADGQPPAWHPPTVQYADFTLWQRQLLGSEDDPHSLVSQQLDYWRTTLAGLPAALDLPADRPRSMQRSPEGSRVGFEMDAELHRRLLATASAHRSTVFMVAHAALAAFLARMSGSEDIAVGTPVGRPGRAPARPGGAARTRARVQTGRGMVSGRPAFEDWRAQARYA; encoded by the coding sequence GTGGAGTTGTCGTATGGGGAGTTGGATGAGTGGTCGAATCGGTGGGCGCGGGTGTTGGTGGGGTGGGGTGTGGGTCCGGAGGTGGTGGTGGGGGTGGCGGTGCCGCGTTCGGTGGAGTTGGTGGTGGCGGTGTGGGCGGTGGTGAAGTCGGGGGGTGTGTTCGTGCCGGTGGATGTGGGGTTGCCGGGGGTGCGGGTGGGGGAGTTGTTGGTCGATTCTGGTGCGGTGGTGGGGTTGTCGGTGTCGGGGGTGGTGTTGCCGTCGGTGGTGGAGTGGTTGCGGGTTGATGATGGGTCGGTGGTGGAGGGGGTGTCGGGGGCGGCGATTGGGGAGGGGGAGCGGTCGGGGCGGTTGGGGGTGGGGAATGCGGTGTATGTGATGTATACGTCGGGGTCGTCGGGGCGTCCGAAGGGGGTGGTGGTGACGCATGGGGGGTTGGCGAATTTGGTGGAGGAGGTGCGGGTTCGGTTCGGGTTGGGGGTGGGGTGTCGGGTGTCGCATGTGGCGTCGGTGGGTTTTGATGCGTCGGTGTACGAGTGGTTGATGGCGTTTTCGGTGGGGGCGTGTTTGGTGGTGGCGCCGCCGGGGGTGGTGGGGGGTGGTGTGTTGGGGGAGTGGTTGGACGCGGAGGGGGTGACGCATTGTTTTGTGACGCCGTCGGTGTTGGCGTCGGTGGAGTCGGGTGGGTTGGGGTCGGTGCGGGTGTTGGTGGTGGCGGGGGAGGTGTGTGGGCCGGAGTTGGTGGCGCGGTGGGGGTCGGGTCGGGAGATGTTCGATGCGTATGGTCCGACGGAGGTGACGGTGCAGGCGACGGTGAGTGGTGCGTTGGTGCCGGGTGGGCCGGTGACGGTGGGGGGTCCGGCGGTGGGTGTGGAGGTGGTGGTGCTGGATGGGTGGTTGCGTCCGGTGCCGGTGGGTGTGGTGGGGGAGTTGTATGTGGGGGGTGTGGGGTTGGCGCGGGGGTATGTGGGGTGTGCGGGGTTGACGGCGGGGTCGTTTGTGGCGAATCCGTTTGGGGGTGTGGGGTCGCGGTTGTATCGGACGGGGGATTTGGTGCGGTGGGATGGGTTGGGGTCGTTGGTGTTTGTGGGGCGTGCTGATTTTCAGGTGAAGGTGCGGGGGCAGCGGGTGGAGTTGGGGGAGGTGGAGTCGGTGTTGGTGTCGTGTCCGGGGGTGGCGCGGGCTGTGGTGGTGGTGGGTGAGGGTGGTCGGTTGGTGGGGTATGTGGTGGCGGATGTGGGGGTGGTGGTGGATCCGGGTGTGGTGGTGGAGTTTGCGGGGTCGGTGTTGCCGGGGTTCATGGTGCCGTCGGTGGTGGTGGTGTTGGGGGAGTTGCCGGTGACGGTGGCGGGGAAGGTGGATCGGGCGGCGCTCCCCGCACCACAGGCCCCGGTTCGTCGATTCCGGCCCCCGTCCACCCCGTTCGAGGCCGTCGTCGCCGACGTGTTCGGTGACGTCCTCGATGTCGATCCTGTCGGCGCCGACGACGACTTCTTCCATTTGGGCGGCGACTCGCTGTCGGCCACCCGGGTCGTCGCCCGGGTCGATGCCGCTCTCGGCGTCGACGTCGGGGTACACGCCCTGTTCGAGGCGCCGACCGTGCTGGCGTTCGCGGAACGCGCGGCGAAAGCCGTGGTGCGGACGGACCGTCCGGAGTTGCGGGCGGTGCCACGACCCGAGCGAATCCCCCTGTCCCTGGCCCAGACCCGCATGTGGTTCCTCAACCAGTTCGACACCACCTCGCCCGCCTACAACATCGCGATGGCGTTCCGTCTCACCGGCGCCCTCGACCTCGATGCGCTGCGGACCGCGGTCGCGGATGTGGTGACGCGACACGAATCGCTCCGCACCCGGTTCCCGATGAGCGGAACGGAACCGGTGCAGGTGATCCTGCCTGCCGGTGATGCGGTGCCGGTCCTGCCGGTCACGACGGTGCACGGCGATGCGGAGTTGCATGACCTGCTCGCGGCGGCGGTGTCGCAGGGATTCGACGTCACGCAGCAGATTCCGTTGCGGGCAGTTGTGTTCGAGACATCCGCCACCGACAGGGTGCTGCTCGTCGTGGTGCACCACATCGTCGCGGACGGGGTGTCGATGGTCCCCCTCGCACGGGACATGATGACGGCGTACACCGCCCGGGCGGACGGGCAGCCCCCCGCGTGGCACCCGCCGACGGTCCAGTACGCCGACTTCACACTCTGGCAACGGCAACTCCTCGGATCGGAAGACGACCCGCATTCGCTGGTGTCGCAGCAATTGGACTACTGGCGCACCACGCTGGCCGGTCTTCCCGCGGCCCTCGATCTGCCCGCCGACCGGCCCCGGTCGATGCAGCGGTCGCCGGAGGGGAGCAGGGTCGGATTCGAGATGGACGCCGAACTGCACCGCCGGCTCCTGGCGACGGCGTCCGCGCATCGGTCGACCGTGTTCATGGTCGCGCACGCCGCCCTGGCCGCGTTCCTCGCGAGGATGTCCGGGTCCGAGGACATCGCCGTCGGCACCCCGGTCGGCCGGCCGGGGCGAGCCCCGGCGCGGCCGGGGGGAGCGGCTCGGACGAGGGCGCGAGTGCAGACAGGGCGCGGGATGGTCTCCGGACGGCCGGCCTTCGAGGACTGGCGTGCCCAGGCACGGTACGCGTAG